A window of Streptomyces sp. DG1A-41 contains these coding sequences:
- a CDS encoding TetR family transcriptional regulator: MSEIGLRERKKQRMYQVVSDIAIRLFLEKGFDAVSVAEVAAAAEISKPTLFRYFPAKEDLVLYRIADHEGEAARVVAEAQGEPVEALRRHFLEGLERCDPVTGLSDDPQVLAFHSLLYGTPSLVARAHTHQERSEAALAEALGGDLDARLAAGQIMAVQRILAMENWRRIAAGERVADVRAEAVAAAERAFDRLAAGLQPSRGSGATRHHS, encoded by the coding sequence ATGAGCGAGATCGGGCTGCGGGAGCGCAAGAAGCAGCGGATGTACCAGGTCGTGTCGGACATCGCGATCCGGCTCTTCCTGGAGAAGGGGTTCGACGCGGTGTCCGTCGCCGAGGTGGCGGCGGCGGCCGAGATCTCCAAGCCGACGCTGTTCCGGTACTTCCCGGCGAAGGAGGATCTGGTGCTGTACCGGATCGCCGACCACGAGGGGGAGGCCGCGCGGGTGGTGGCGGAGGCGCAGGGGGAGCCCGTGGAGGCGTTGCGCCGGCACTTTCTGGAGGGGCTGGAGCGGTGCGATCCCGTGACCGGGCTCAGCGACGATCCCCAGGTGCTCGCCTTCCACAGCCTGCTCTACGGCACGCCCTCCCTGGTCGCCCGGGCGCACACGCACCAGGAGCGGTCCGAGGCCGCGCTCGCCGAGGCGCTCGGGGGCGATCTGGACGCGCGGCTCGCGGCCGGTCAGATCATGGCCGTGCAGCGGATCCTCGCGATGGAGAACTGGCGGCGGATCGCGGCGGGGGAGCGGGTGGCGGACGTACGGGCGGAGGCGGTGGCGGCGGCGGAGCGTGCCTTCGACCGGCTGGCGGCCGGACTGCAGCCAAGCCGCGGGAGCGGTGCCACCCGCCACCACTCGTGA
- a CDS encoding aminoglycoside phosphotransferase family protein → MSGDPNLVKGPLKGYHHETYVLALPGGTRTVKVREPRSEILWFDRRCFRSEEELLRALQGHISRVPGVVDVAGMALQGFIEGRTLGEQRRPGRRVPDAAFEQIVDLFREMVRVTPDMLSVERRCEDRDRAEDGDSAGFLERLIVFVEEQVYRKNHTAFAGLFRALGISDESFTLLRKHVLGLQERPFCLLHADLHRENLVLDPDGRLWAIDWELAMLGDPLYDLATHLYLMRYPGDQESRMVREWCELVERIRPGSSSGCERDLPLLLGFKRAQSVFTDVIRVSLSLREDAGFNWVALPVAAGKLQKILTAAAQPLGVAQVPSRAQIMAALIRWHGDRPPGGALAQGLSDRSP, encoded by the coding sequence ATGAGCGGCGACCCGAATCTGGTCAAGGGACCGCTCAAGGGGTACCACCACGAGACCTACGTCCTCGCGCTGCCCGGTGGGACACGAACCGTCAAGGTCCGTGAGCCGCGCTCCGAGATCCTGTGGTTCGACCGGAGGTGCTTCAGGTCGGAGGAGGAGCTGCTCCGCGCCCTCCAGGGGCACATCAGCCGCGTCCCCGGCGTCGTCGACGTCGCCGGCATGGCACTTCAGGGCTTCATCGAGGGACGGACACTCGGTGAACAGCGGCGGCCCGGGCGGCGCGTTCCCGACGCGGCGTTCGAGCAGATCGTCGACCTCTTCCGGGAGATGGTTCGGGTCACGCCGGACATGCTGAGCGTGGAGCGGCGCTGTGAGGACCGGGACCGCGCCGAGGACGGGGACAGCGCCGGCTTTCTGGAACGTCTGATCGTCTTCGTCGAGGAGCAGGTCTACCGGAAGAACCACACGGCGTTCGCCGGCCTGTTCCGCGCGCTCGGGATCTCGGACGAATCGTTCACCCTTCTGAGGAAGCACGTGCTGGGGCTCCAGGAGCGCCCGTTCTGTCTCCTGCATGCGGATCTGCACCGCGAGAACCTCGTCCTCGATCCGGACGGCCGGCTCTGGGCCATCGACTGGGAGCTGGCGATGCTGGGCGATCCGCTCTACGACCTGGCCACCCACCTCTACCTGATGCGTTATCCGGGCGATCAGGAGAGCCGTATGGTCCGTGAGTGGTGCGAGCTGGTCGAGAGGATCCGGCCGGGAAGCTCGTCCGGGTGTGAGCGGGACCTGCCGCTGCTCCTCGGCTTCAAGCGGGCGCAGTCGGTCTTCACCGATGTCATCCGGGTGTCGCTGTCCCTGCGTGAGGACGCGGGCTTCAACTGGGTGGCCCTGCCCGTGGCCGCCGGCAAGCTACAGAAGATCCTCACCGCCGCCGCACAGCCGCTCGGCGTGGCGCAGGTGCCGAGCCGTGCGCAGATCATGGCCGCGCTGATCCGCTGGCACGGGGACCGACCCCCGGGCGGGGCCCTCGCCCAGGGCCTGTCCGACCGATCTCCGTAG
- a CDS encoding HAD family hydrolase, whose amino-acid sequence MTVETENDQYHLANLIKGARVVLWDFDGPICRLFAGHSADRVASDLVSWLEGRGLHGLLTETERESLDPQVVLRAVDRRHPGSDLVAELEERLTQEELRAASSAMPTPYADPLIRTWTAVGSRLAIATNNSALVVRKYLASRGLVGCFAPHIYGRTQDLHHLKPDPHCLNRALNAMGAAPADALMIGDTPSDREAAVQAGVPFLGYASNPRKAKVLKEAGAGAVIESLEPVLGLLRG is encoded by the coding sequence GTGACAGTCGAAACCGAGAACGATCAGTACCACCTTGCGAACCTGATCAAAGGCGCCCGTGTCGTGCTCTGGGACTTCGACGGGCCCATCTGCCGTCTGTTCGCCGGGCACTCGGCGGACCGGGTGGCGAGCGACCTGGTGTCCTGGCTGGAGGGCCGGGGCCTGCACGGTCTGCTGACGGAGACGGAACGCGAGTCGCTCGACCCGCAGGTCGTCCTGCGGGCCGTGGACCGCCGGCACCCCGGCAGCGACCTCGTCGCCGAGCTGGAGGAACGTCTCACCCAGGAGGAACTGCGGGCCGCCTCCTCGGCGATGCCGACCCCGTACGCGGATCCGCTGATACGCACGTGGACGGCGGTGGGCTCCCGCCTCGCGATCGCCACCAACAACTCCGCGCTGGTCGTACGCAAGTACCTCGCAAGCCGCGGCCTCGTCGGCTGTTTCGCCCCCCACATCTACGGTCGCACCCAGGACCTCCACCACCTGAAGCCGGACCCCCACTGCCTCAACCGGGCGCTGAACGCCATGGGCGCCGCCCCCGCCGACGCCCTGATGATCGGCGACACCCCCTCGGACCGCGAGGCCGCGGTACAGGCCGGGGTGCCGTTCCTCGGGTACGCGAGCAACCCCCGGAAGGCCAAGGTCCTCAAGGAAGCGGGAGCCGGCGCCGTGATCGAATCCCTGGAGCCCGTACTGGGGTTGCTGCGCGGCTAG
- a CDS encoding winged helix-turn-helix domain-containing protein has translation MAENVAVNGSSRRSPQEITGILRERIRAGELRPGDRLPTQAELAEEFGVERGAVRQALRALQDDGLLTNVSKGSPPRIAAPAPARGEPQPTMVGLAPRLTDAFSARRVRVDVVCHTAETLMVAIGEPLRLIHEGRIHPEAIDVRILVPSRDIELAFPVPVEAHGDDNPVHQRWLSMRNAQGQVLQHNLLALRSTHGIDVHVTFRALPFTPPVKLYLLNQEEALIGYYMLTRREEEWGSQTLDMYDVLGSQSLLFSFVKRTGLRDGAFVQESQKWFDALWETITTDLTLS, from the coding sequence ATGGCGGAGAACGTGGCAGTGAACGGCAGCAGCAGGCGCTCGCCCCAGGAGATCACCGGCATCCTGCGGGAACGTATCCGCGCCGGTGAGCTCAGGCCGGGGGACCGCCTGCCCACCCAGGCCGAACTGGCGGAGGAGTTCGGTGTGGAACGCGGCGCCGTCCGCCAGGCCCTGCGGGCACTGCAGGACGACGGCCTCCTCACCAACGTCAGCAAGGGCAGCCCGCCGCGGATCGCCGCGCCCGCCCCGGCCCGCGGCGAGCCCCAGCCGACGATGGTGGGCCTGGCACCGCGGCTCACCGACGCGTTCTCGGCCCGCCGTGTCCGCGTCGACGTCGTCTGCCACACCGCGGAGACCCTGATGGTCGCCATCGGCGAGCCGCTCCGCCTGATCCACGAGGGCCGTATCCACCCCGAGGCGATCGACGTCCGCATCCTGGTCCCCTCCCGGGACATCGAACTGGCCTTCCCCGTCCCTGTGGAGGCGCACGGCGACGACAACCCCGTCCACCAGCGCTGGCTGTCCATGCGCAACGCCCAGGGCCAGGTCCTCCAGCACAACCTGCTCGCCCTGCGCTCCACCCACGGCATCGACGTGCACGTCACGTTCCGCGCGCTGCCCTTCACCCCGCCGGTGAAGCTGTACCTCCTCAACCAGGAGGAGGCGCTGATCGGCTACTACATGCTGACCCGGCGCGAGGAGGAGTGGGGCAGCCAGACCCTGGACATGTACGACGTCCTCGGCTCCCAGTCGCTCCTCTTCTCCTTCGTGAAGCGGACGGGCCTGCGGGACGGGGCGTTCGTACAGGAATCCCAGAAGTGGTTCGACGCCCTCTGGGAAACCATCACCACGGACCTGACACTCTCCTAG
- a CDS encoding GntR family transcriptional regulator, translating into MYCFVVDPEHTSAHGRKRSQRPQRTHHEVADELRARIRSGALRPGERMPTQAQLAHEFGVERGAVRRALRILQSERLLTNVSKGSPATVAPDPARALTGPEAPPLPTTVALAPRIAAAFAAEHVEIDAVCLTSISLTLAIGEPLRQIHAGRLKPAKVDVRVLLPSRDIDLAFPVPVEGRGDDWVHDRWLAMRNAQGQVLRHNLLALRSTHGIDVHVTFRALPFTPPVKLYLLNNTEALFAYYTLMRREAEIDHEHLEMYDAQGTQSMLFSFQQGPGLRDTTFVEQSHLWFNALWETISSELVLTR; encoded by the coding sequence TTGTACTGTTTTGTTGTGGACCCGGAACACACCTCCGCCCATGGACGGAAGAGGTCGCAACGGCCACAGAGAACACATCACGAGGTGGCCGACGAACTGCGCGCCCGGATCAGGTCAGGAGCGCTGCGGCCGGGCGAACGCATGCCCACCCAGGCGCAGCTGGCCCACGAGTTCGGCGTCGAGCGCGGTGCCGTGCGCCGGGCCCTGCGCATCCTCCAGTCAGAGCGGTTGCTCACCAACGTGTCCAAGGGCAGTCCGGCGACCGTGGCCCCCGACCCCGCCAGGGCGCTGACCGGCCCGGAAGCCCCGCCCCTGCCCACCACGGTGGCCCTCGCGCCCCGGATCGCGGCGGCCTTCGCGGCGGAGCACGTCGAGATCGACGCCGTGTGCCTGACCTCCATCTCCCTCACGCTCGCCATCGGTGAGCCGCTGCGGCAGATCCACGCCGGACGGCTGAAACCGGCCAAGGTCGACGTCCGGGTCCTGCTGCCGAGCCGGGACATCGACCTCGCCTTCCCGGTGCCGGTCGAGGGGCGCGGCGACGACTGGGTGCACGACCGGTGGCTGGCGATGCGCAACGCCCAGGGGCAGGTCCTCCGGCACAACCTGCTGGCCCTGCGCTCCACGCACGGCATCGACGTGCACGTCACGTTCCGCGCGCTGCCCTTCACCCCGCCGGTGAAGCTGTACCTGCTCAACAACACGGAGGCGCTGTTCGCGTACTACACGCTGATGCGCCGGGAGGCCGAGATCGACCACGAGCACCTGGAGATGTACGACGCCCAGGGCACCCAGTCGATGCTGTTCTCCTTCCAGCAGGGGCCCGGCCTGCGCGACACGACGTTCGTCGAGCAGTCGCACCTGTGGTTCAACGCGCTGTGGGAGACGATCAGTTCGGAGCTGGTGCTCACGCGCTGA
- a CDS encoding GNAT family N-acetyltransferase, translating into MTPTARADGIDVRPITEAEFTDWLRAVNTGFLRMPAPSEEEIEGRRSQFVPGRHLGAFDGGRCVATFKSFDQELTAVGGASVPADAVSGVTVTATHRRRGLLSRMMAQDLAAAKERGDVVATLIAAEYPIYGRYGFGPAAWTAEWTVDVPRAGLDARRAGPADGGRIDLVDGEDVRKLGPELHERLRRTQHGLITRDEVWWKLNTGALRFDASWKLPFFAVYRSASGEVEGMAAYEVDDNWGDAKQPLNTASVQWLLGATPAAERALWQYLCSIDWVVRVKSGRRAPDDLLPLLLPDPRAARITTLADWLWVRILDVERALQARTYQGEGTLVLEVAGVDGLTGGRYRLDASAGGASCKPTTESAEVTLGLVELGALWLGDESAVRLAALGRVQEERAGAARKADALLRTSRRPWCPDLF; encoded by the coding sequence ATGACCCCCACCGCCCGTGCCGACGGCATCGACGTACGCCCGATCACCGAAGCCGAGTTCACCGACTGGCTGCGTGCCGTGAACACCGGCTTCCTGCGGATGCCGGCCCCGTCCGAGGAGGAGATCGAGGGGCGTCGCTCGCAGTTCGTCCCCGGCCGTCACCTCGGTGCCTTCGACGGCGGCCGGTGTGTGGCGACCTTCAAGTCCTTCGACCAGGAGCTCACGGCCGTGGGCGGGGCGAGCGTCCCGGCCGACGCCGTCTCGGGCGTCACCGTCACCGCCACGCACCGCCGCCGCGGGCTGCTCAGCCGGATGATGGCGCAGGACCTGGCGGCCGCGAAGGAGCGCGGGGACGTCGTCGCGACGCTGATCGCCGCCGAGTACCCGATCTACGGCCGGTACGGCTTCGGGCCGGCGGCCTGGACGGCCGAGTGGACGGTCGACGTGCCGCGCGCCGGTCTCGACGCCCGCCGGGCGGGTCCGGCGGACGGCGGGCGGATCGACCTGGTGGACGGCGAGGACGTCCGCAAGCTCGGCCCGGAACTGCACGAGCGGCTGCGTCGCACCCAGCACGGTCTCATCACCCGCGACGAGGTGTGGTGGAAGCTCAACACCGGCGCCCTGCGCTTCGATGCGTCGTGGAAGCTGCCCTTCTTCGCCGTGTACCGCTCGGCGTCCGGCGAGGTCGAGGGCATGGCCGCCTACGAGGTCGACGACAACTGGGGTGACGCCAAGCAACCGTTGAACACGGCGAGCGTGCAGTGGCTGCTCGGCGCGACACCGGCCGCGGAGCGCGCCCTGTGGCAGTACCTGTGCTCCATCGACTGGGTCGTGCGGGTCAAGAGCGGCCGGCGAGCGCCCGACGACCTGCTCCCGCTCCTCCTGCCGGATCCGCGGGCGGCCAGGATCACCACGCTGGCGGACTGGCTGTGGGTGCGGATCCTCGACGTCGAACGGGCGCTTCAGGCGCGGACGTACCAGGGGGAGGGGACGCTGGTGCTGGAGGTCGCCGGCGTGGACGGCCTGACCGGAGGGCGCTACCGGCTGGACGCCTCGGCCGGCGGGGCGTCCTGTAAGCCGACCACCGAGAGTGCGGAAGTGACGCTCGGACTCGTCGAGTTGGGGGCGCTGTGGCTCGGGGACGAGTCGGCGGTGCGGCTGGCGGCGCTGGGCCGGGTGCAAGAAGAACGAGCGGGCGCCGCCCGGAAGGCCGACGCCCTGCTGCGTACGTCCAGGCGGCCTTGGTGCCCGGACCTGTTCTGA
- a CDS encoding aerial mycelium formation protein, whose protein sequence is MSTSRTGHPLGAVWSSHTGIGASEYHRPPTQRTDSPPLPSDAPEHGLVALSLSELRTLRREAQRDEADLSYVRRLLQGRIDILRAELTRRTPAGGASVAAPAEASVVERLAEILRDAPARHRSSARHVTLGTPQGEEYRRLAAEMLAEVELSDLDARTDLELNTAMGRLVRYEQQVSRRRQRLQRTADECSAEIARRYREGEAQVDDLLV, encoded by the coding sequence ATGAGCACATCACGCACCGGGCATCCGCTGGGAGCTGTCTGGTCGAGCCACACGGGGATCGGGGCGTCGGAGTACCACCGGCCGCCCACACAGCGCACCGACAGCCCGCCGCTGCCCTCGGACGCCCCCGAACACGGTCTGGTCGCGCTGAGCCTGTCCGAGCTGCGCACGCTGCGCCGCGAGGCCCAGCGCGACGAAGCCGACCTCAGCTACGTACGGCGGCTGCTCCAGGGGCGGATCGACATCCTGCGGGCGGAGCTGACGCGGCGCACCCCCGCGGGCGGGGCCTCCGTCGCCGCGCCCGCGGAGGCGTCCGTCGTCGAGCGGCTCGCGGAGATCCTGCGGGACGCCCCGGCCCGGCACCGCTCCTCCGCCCGCCACGTGACCCTGGGGACGCCGCAGGGCGAGGAGTACCGGCGGCTGGCCGCGGAGATGCTCGCCGAGGTCGAGCTGTCCGACCTGGACGCCCGGACGGACCTGGAGCTGAACACCGCGATGGGACGGCTCGTGCGCTACGAGCAGCAGGTCTCCCGGCGGCGGCAGCGGCTCCAGCGCACGGCCGACGAGTGCAGCGCGGAGATCGCGCGCCGGTACCGCGAGGGGGAGGCCCAGGTCGACGACCTGCTCGTGTGA
- the dtd gene encoding D-aminoacyl-tRNA deacylase, which produces MRAVVQRVDGASVVVDGETVGAIEGEGLCVLVGVTHEDTKEKAAQLARKLWSVRMLHDEKSCSDIDAPLLVISQFTLYGDARKGRRPTWNAAAPGDVAEPLVDEVVAQLRSLGATVATGRFGAAMRVSLTNDGPFTVLIEI; this is translated from the coding sequence ATGCGAGCAGTGGTGCAGAGGGTGGACGGCGCGAGCGTCGTCGTGGACGGCGAGACCGTAGGGGCGATCGAAGGCGAAGGGCTGTGCGTCCTCGTCGGCGTCACGCACGAGGACACCAAGGAGAAGGCGGCCCAGCTGGCCCGCAAGCTCTGGTCGGTCCGCATGCTGCACGACGAGAAGTCGTGCAGCGACATCGACGCCCCGCTCCTGGTGATCAGCCAGTTCACCCTGTACGGCGACGCCCGCAAGGGCCGCCGCCCCACCTGGAACGCCGCCGCCCCCGGCGACGTCGCCGAGCCGCTCGTCGACGAGGTGGTCGCGCAGCTGCGCTCGCTGGGCGCGACGGTGGCCACGGGCCGCTTCGGGGCGGCCATGCGCGTATCACTGACGAACGACGGCCCGTTCACCGTGCTGATCGAGATCTGA
- a CDS encoding folate-binding protein — translation MKSLLLTLPGAVPAEGVDEGVAAHYGDLFREQRALADGTGFVDLSHRGVVTVTGEDRLAWLHLLLTQHVSDLPAGQATEALILSAHGHIEHALYLVDDGETVWAHVEPGTQDALIAYLESMKFFYKVDVADRTADIAVVHLPAGSIAEVPQGVAVRETPYGRDLFLPRADLEAYAGQAGPPAGILAYEALRVEQHRPRLGFETDHRTIPHELGWIGSAVHLQKGCYRGQETVARVQNLGKPPRRLVFLHLDGSEVHLPVAGTELRLADDGPDGRKIGFITTSVRHHELGPVALALVKRNVAVDAPLMAGDTAAAQEVVVEP, via the coding sequence ATGAAGAGCCTCCTGCTGACCCTGCCCGGCGCCGTCCCCGCCGAGGGCGTGGACGAAGGCGTCGCCGCCCACTACGGCGATCTGTTCCGCGAGCAGCGTGCCCTCGCCGACGGCACCGGCTTCGTGGACCTCTCGCACCGCGGGGTCGTCACCGTCACCGGCGAGGACCGGCTCGCCTGGCTGCACCTGCTGCTCACCCAGCACGTCAGCGACCTCCCGGCGGGCCAGGCCACCGAGGCGCTGATCCTGTCCGCGCACGGCCACATCGAGCACGCCCTCTACCTCGTCGACGACGGCGAGACGGTCTGGGCCCATGTGGAGCCCGGCACCCAGGACGCGCTGATCGCGTACCTGGAGTCGATGAAGTTCTTCTACAAGGTCGATGTCGCCGACCGGACGGCCGACATCGCGGTGGTGCACCTGCCGGCCGGCTCCATCGCCGAGGTGCCTCAGGGCGTCGCCGTACGGGAGACGCCGTACGGCCGGGACCTGTTCCTGCCGCGCGCCGACCTGGAGGCGTACGCCGGGCAGGCCGGGCCGCCCGCCGGGATCCTCGCCTACGAAGCGCTGCGCGTGGAGCAGCACCGGCCCCGGCTCGGCTTCGAGACCGACCACCGCACCATCCCGCACGAGCTGGGCTGGATCGGCTCGGCGGTGCACCTCCAGAAGGGCTGCTACCGCGGCCAGGAGACGGTCGCCCGGGTGCAGAACCTGGGCAAGCCGCCGCGCCGGCTGGTCTTCCTGCACCTGGACGGCAGCGAGGTCCACCTGCCGGTGGCGGGCACCGAGCTCCGGCTCGCGGACGACGGCCCCGACGGCCGGAAGATCGGCTTCATCACGACCTCCGTACGCCACCACGAGCTGGGGCCGGTCGCCCTCGCGCTGGTGAAGCGGAACGTGGCCGTGGACGCGCCCCTGATGGCCGGGGACACGGCCGCGGCCCAGGAAGTCGTCGTCGAGCCGTAG
- a CDS encoding transcriptional repressor, whose protein sequence is MVSTDWKSDLRQRGYRLTPQRQLVLEAVDTLEHATPDDILVEVRKTASGVNISTVYRTLELLEELGLVSHAHLGHGAPTYHLADRHHHLHLVCRDCQNVIEADVSVAAEFTAKLRQTFGFDTDMKHFAIFGRCEDCTLKASTTES, encoded by the coding sequence GTGGTGAGCACCGACTGGAAGAGCGATCTGCGGCAGCGCGGCTACCGGCTGACCCCGCAGCGGCAACTCGTGCTCGAAGCCGTGGACACCCTTGAGCACGCGACCCCCGACGACATCCTCGTGGAAGTGAGGAAGACGGCGTCGGGGGTCAACATTTCGACGGTGTACCGGACGCTGGAGCTGCTGGAGGAGCTCGGCCTGGTCAGCCACGCCCATCTGGGGCACGGGGCGCCGACGTACCACCTCGCGGACCGGCACCACCACCTCCACCTGGTCTGCCGTGACTGCCAGAACGTCATCGAGGCGGACGTCTCCGTGGCCGCCGAGTTCACCGCGAAGCTGCGGCAGACGTTCGGGTTCGACACCGACATGAAGCACTTCGCGATCTTCGGCCGGTGCGAGGACTGCACGCTGAAGGCTTCAACTACCGAGTCGTAG
- a CDS encoding FABP family protein, with amino-acid sequence MIEIPSDLHKDLVPLAFLLGNWAGAGVHDFPGSEKCNFGQEVAFTHDGRDFLEYRSHSWVLDNDGNKVRPLESEHGFWRIDADRKVEVTMTRDDGVIEIWYGELADKKPQIDLVTDAVARTAASQPYSGGKRLYGYVKSDLMWVGEKQTPEVELRPYMSAHLKKVVTPEEVERWAKALPDDMPDDGIAFFK; translated from the coding sequence ATGATCGAGATCCCGTCCGACCTTCACAAGGACCTCGTCCCGCTCGCCTTCCTGCTCGGCAACTGGGCCGGTGCCGGGGTGCACGACTTCCCCGGCTCCGAGAAGTGCAACTTCGGGCAGGAGGTCGCCTTCACCCACGACGGCCGGGACTTCCTGGAATACCGCTCCCACTCCTGGGTGCTGGACAACGACGGCAACAAGGTCCGGCCGCTGGAGTCCGAGCACGGCTTCTGGCGGATCGACGCCGACCGCAAGGTCGAGGTGACCATGACCCGCGACGACGGCGTCATCGAGATCTGGTACGGCGAGCTGGCCGACAAGAAGCCGCAGATCGACCTGGTGACGGACGCCGTGGCCCGCACGGCGGCCTCCCAGCCGTACAGCGGTGGCAAGCGGCTGTACGGCTACGTCAAGAGCGACCTGATGTGGGTCGGCGAGAAGCAGACCCCCGAGGTGGAGCTGCGCCCCTACATGTCGGCCCACCTGAAGAAGGTCGTCACCCCGGAGGAGGTCGAGCGCTGGGCCAAGGCCCTGCCCGACGACATGCCGGACGACGGCATCGCCTTCTTCAAGTAG
- a CDS encoding DsrE family protein translates to MAKKLVIKVTAGADAPERCSQAFTVAAVAVASGVDVSLWLTGESAWYALPGRAAEFELPHAAPLPDLLDAILAAGRVTLCTQCAARREIAEQDVIKGVRIAGAQVFVQEAMAEDTQALVY, encoded by the coding sequence ATGGCGAAGAAGCTCGTGATCAAGGTGACGGCGGGGGCCGACGCCCCCGAGCGGTGCTCCCAGGCGTTCACGGTGGCGGCTGTGGCCGTGGCCAGTGGCGTGGACGTCTCCCTGTGGCTGACCGGCGAGTCCGCCTGGTACGCCCTCCCCGGCCGGGCGGCCGAGTTCGAGCTGCCGCACGCGGCCCCGCTCCCCGACCTGCTCGACGCGATCCTGGCAGCCGGCCGCGTCACCCTGTGCACGCAGTGCGCGGCCCGCCGCGAGATCGCGGAGCAGGACGTCATCAAGGGCGTCCGCATCGCCGGCGCCCAGGTCTTCGTCCAGGAGGCGATGGCGGAGGACACCCAGGCGCTCGTCTACTGA
- a CDS encoding VOC family protein — protein MWRGEDWQDRVHIRPPDGGTGLSFQTEPAYRPPVWPSMPDRQQMMIHLDIEVDDLERETARALAEGARLAEHQPQDGVRVLLDPATPSASARTRLSRRAPGCPPPSPPGRRPGRRRCGRP, from the coding sequence GTGTGGCGCGGGGAGGACTGGCAGGACCGGGTGCACATCCGGCCGCCGGACGGTGGTACCGGACTGTCCTTCCAGACCGAGCCCGCCTACCGGCCGCCCGTCTGGCCGAGCATGCCGGACCGGCAGCAGATGATGATCCACCTCGACATCGAGGTCGACGACCTGGAACGCGAGACCGCGCGCGCCCTGGCCGAGGGCGCGCGGCTCGCCGAGCACCAGCCGCAGGACGGCGTCCGGGTGCTCCTGGACCCGGCCACCCCTTCTGCCTCTGCACGGACGCGTCTCAGTAGACGAGCGCCTGGGTGTCCTCCGCCATCGCCTCCTGGACGAAGACCTGGGCGCCGGCGATGCGGACGCCCTTGA
- a CDS encoding DUF3099 domain-containing protein yields the protein MYARRRRTYFAMMGGCIALFVLAWGVVRLWSVPVAVGMCLVAMVIPPVAAMVANRRGPDDRWWDDPSGDPKSDEWWDELDGKKRR from the coding sequence ATGTACGCACGACGGAGGCGCACGTACTTCGCGATGATGGGCGGCTGCATCGCCCTCTTCGTCCTGGCCTGGGGCGTCGTACGCCTGTGGTCCGTCCCCGTCGCCGTCGGGATGTGCCTCGTCGCCATGGTCATCCCGCCCGTCGCGGCGATGGTCGCCAACCGCCGGGGCCCTGACGACCGCTGGTGGGACGACCCTTCCGGCGACCCCAAGTCCGACGAGTGGTGGGACGAACTGGACGGCAAGAAGCGCCGGTAG
- a CDS encoding DUF1416 domain-containing protein encodes MCGAKAGGPDASTIKPGETTIQGQVTKDGEPVTGYVRLLDSTGEFTAEVPTSATGQFRFYAAEGTWTVRALVPGATADRTVVAQKGGLAEVAIAV; translated from the coding sequence ATGTGTGGAGCGAAGGCCGGCGGCCCGGACGCCTCGACGATCAAGCCCGGTGAGACCACCATCCAGGGTCAGGTGACCAAGGACGGCGAGCCCGTGACCGGCTACGTCCGTCTGCTGGACTCGACCGGCGAGTTCACGGCCGAGGTGCCGACCTCGGCGACCGGACAGTTCCGCTTCTACGCGGCCGAAGGCACCTGGACCGTCCGTGCCCTCGTGCCCGGCGCCACCGCCGACCGCACGGTCGTCGCCCAGAAGGGCGGCCTGGCGGAGGTCGCGATCGCCGTCTGA